The Ictidomys tridecemlineatus isolate mIctTri1 chromosome 6, mIctTri1.hap1, whole genome shotgun sequence genome includes a region encoding these proteins:
- the Dazap2 gene encoding DAZ-associated protein 2 isoform X2: protein MNSKGQYPTQPTYPVQPPGNPVYPQTLHLPQAPPYTDAPPAYSELYRPSFVHPGAATVPTMSAAFPGASLYLPMAQSVAVGPLGSTIPMAYYPVGPIYPPASASWMPSQCCSACSHAGSQRPRNSAEGKLLHGWLRWWLHHLVRNQGRFCAGKDITYLQHFSQCNCFSHINLKLQFRHMLLGCLSGAQTFRHFSNLIRNHVMVAVPP from the exons ATGAACAGCAAAG GTCAGTATCCAACGCAGCCAACCTACCCAGTGCAGCCTCCTGGGAATCCGGTATACCCTCAGACCTTGCATCTTCCTCAGGCTCCACCCTATACTGATGCTCCACCTGCTTACTCAGAG CTCTATCGTCCGAGCTTTGTGCACCCAGGGGCTGCCACAGTTCCTACCATGTCAGCTGCATTTCCTGGCGCCTCTCTGTATCTTCCCATGGCCCAGTCTGTGGCTGTTGGGCCTTTAGGTTCCACAATCCCTATGGCTTATTATCCAGTTGGTCCCATCTATCCACCTG CCTCCGCCTCCTGGATGCCCTCCCAATGCTGCTCAGCTTGCAGTCATGCAGGGAGCCAACGTCCTCGTAACTCAGCGGAAGGGAAACTTCTTCATGGGTGGCTCAGATGGTGGCTACACCATCTGGTGAGGAACCAAGGCCGCTTCTGTGCCGGGAAAGACATCACATACCTTCAGCACTTCTCACAATGTAACTGCTTTAGTCATATTAACCTGAAGTTGCAGTTTAGACACATGTTGTTGGGGTGTCTTTCTGGTGCCCAAACTTTCAGGcacttttcaaatttaataagGAACCATGTAATGGTAGCAGTACCTCCCTAA
- the Dazap2 gene encoding DAZ-associated protein 2 isoform X1, whose amino-acid sequence MNSKGQYPTQPTYPVQPPGNPVYPQTLHLPQAPPYTDAPPAYSELYRPSFVHPGAATVPTMSAAFPGASLYLPMAQSVAVGPLGSTIPMAYYPVGPIYPPGSTVLVEGGYDAGARFGAGATAGNIPPPPPGCPPNAAQLAVMQGANVLVTQRKGNFFMGGSDGGYTIW is encoded by the exons ATGAACAGCAAAG GTCAGTATCCAACGCAGCCAACCTACCCAGTGCAGCCTCCTGGGAATCCGGTATACCCTCAGACCTTGCATCTTCCTCAGGCTCCACCCTATACTGATGCTCCACCTGCTTACTCAGAG CTCTATCGTCCGAGCTTTGTGCACCCAGGGGCTGCCACAGTTCCTACCATGTCAGCTGCATTTCCTGGCGCCTCTCTGTATCTTCCCATGGCCCAGTCTGTGGCTGTTGGGCCTTTAGGTTCCACAATCCCTATGGCTTATTATCCAGTTGGTCCCATCTATCCACCTGGCTCAACAGTGCTGGTGGAAGGAGGGTATGACGCAGGTGCCAGATTTGGAGCTGGGGCTACTGCTGGCAACATTCCT CCTCCGCCTCCTGGATGCCCTCCCAATGCTGCTCAGCTTGCAGTCATGCAGGGAGCCAACGTCCTCGTAACTCAGCGGAAGGGAAACTTCTTCATGGGTGGCTCAGATGGTGGCTACACCATCTGGTGA